A part of Flavobacteriales bacterium genomic DNA contains:
- the xth gene encoding exodeoxyribonuclease III: protein MKIISYNINGIRAALKKGLDQWIETTQPDVLCLQEIKAREEQFDTTVFTDLGYKCYWFSAQKPGYSGTAILSKKEPNSVTYGMNHPDYDNEGRVLRIDFDDVSVISVYMPSGSSGDLRQDFKFKFLDDFYGYISDLKESVPNLIIAGDYNICHEAIDIHNPQRNKNTSGFLPEERQWLSSFIELGYIDSFRHFNTEPHHYSWWSYRANARAKNLGWRIDYLLASDSLKDKLSRGYILPQAKHSDHCPVVVEIK, encoded by the coding sequence ATGAAAATAATATCATACAATATAAATGGTATAAGAGCCGCTTTAAAAAAAGGCTTAGACCAATGGATTGAAACGACTCAGCCTGACGTTTTATGCCTTCAAGAGATAAAAGCTCGTGAAGAACAATTTGATACCACAGTATTTACGGACTTAGGCTATAAGTGCTATTGGTTTTCTGCTCAAAAACCTGGCTATAGCGGAACAGCTATACTATCTAAAAAAGAGCCAAATTCGGTTACTTACGGAATGAATCATCCAGACTATGACAATGAAGGCAGGGTATTGCGTATTGATTTTGACGATGTTTCTGTAATAAGTGTTTACATGCCTTCTGGTAGTAGTGGAGACTTACGGCAAGACTTTAAATTCAAATTTCTTGATGATTTTTATGGCTATATTTCTGATTTAAAAGAAAGTGTGCCCAACTTAATTATTGCAGGAGACTATAATATTTGTCATGAAGCAATAGACATACACAATCCGCAACGAAATAAGAATACTTCTGGTTTTTTACCCGAAGAAAGACAGTGGTTGAGCTCCTTTATAGAATTAGGATATATAGATTCTTTCAGACATTTTAACACAGAGCCACACCATTACTCTTGGTGGAGCTATAGAGCCAATGCCAGAGCTAAAAACTTAGGCTGGCGAATAGATTATCTTTTAGCCTCGGATTCTTTAAAGGATAAGCTTTCTAGAGGGTATATTTTACCTCAAGCCAAACACTCTGACCATTGCCCTGTTGTAGTAGAGATTAAATAA
- the radA gene encoding DNA repair protein RadA: MAKTKTTFFCQSCGAQSPQWMGKCKSCNEWNTIVEEVVSKPKKSGWENENPSRSNKAQPISEISLQARSRIDTSDNELNRVLGGGIVAGSIILLGGEPGIGKSTLLLQLALRIKNEKLLYVTGEESDQQIRMRADRLNQLDSTCQILTETNTQNIFQQIQEVQPSVLVVDSIQTLQTNTIDSSPGSISQIRECTSELMAFAKSSGVPVFLIGHINKDGNIAGPKILEHMVDVVLQFEGDRNHVYRILRANKNRYGSTSELGIYEMQSNGLREVANPSEILLSQKDQDMSGIAVSATLEGMRPLMIETQALVSSAVYGTPQRSATGFDLRRLSMLLAVLEKRCGFRLGAKDVFLNITGGIKVDDPAIDLGVVCAILSSNVDMAVNDKDCFAAEVGLSGEIRPVNRCEQRIQEAEKLGFERIYISKYNKINPKNYNIEIVMVGKIEEVFKKLFAS; this comes from the coding sequence ATGGCTAAGACCAAAACCACTTTCTTTTGTCAGAGTTGCGGCGCCCAAAGTCCTCAGTGGATGGGGAAATGTAAATCTTGTAATGAATGGAATACCATTGTTGAAGAAGTCGTCAGCAAGCCTAAAAAGAGTGGATGGGAAAATGAAAACCCAAGCCGTTCTAACAAGGCTCAGCCTATTAGTGAAATCTCTTTACAAGCTAGATCTCGAATTGATACTTCTGATAATGAATTAAATCGCGTTTTGGGTGGTGGTATAGTAGCAGGTTCTATCATTTTGCTAGGTGGTGAGCCTGGAATTGGTAAATCTACTCTCCTTTTACAGCTTGCTCTGAGGATAAAGAACGAAAAATTGCTCTATGTAACTGGAGAAGAAAGTGACCAACAAATACGTATGAGAGCCGACCGGTTAAATCAGTTAGACTCTACCTGTCAGATACTTACAGAGACCAATACTCAAAATATTTTTCAGCAAATTCAAGAAGTTCAACCTAGTGTTTTAGTTGTCGATTCCATACAAACCTTACAAACTAACACTATTGATTCTTCGCCTGGAAGTATTTCACAAATTAGAGAATGTACTTCCGAGCTCATGGCTTTTGCTAAGTCTAGCGGTGTTCCCGTATTCCTTATAGGACACATTAATAAAGACGGTAATATTGCTGGTCCTAAAATTCTTGAACATATGGTAGATGTCGTCTTACAATTTGAAGGAGACCGCAACCACGTGTACAGAATATTGAGAGCAAATAAAAACCGTTATGGCTCCACCTCTGAGCTTGGCATTTATGAAATGCAAAGTAATGGGCTTAGAGAGGTTGCTAACCCCTCTGAAATATTATTGTCTCAAAAAGACCAAGACATGAGTGGCATCGCCGTTAGTGCTACTCTTGAAGGTATGCGACCATTAATGATTGAAACACAAGCATTGGTAAGCTCTGCCGTCTATGGCACTCCGCAACGCTCTGCCACGGGTTTTGACCTTAGGCGCCTGTCTATGTTGTTAGCTGTATTGGAAAAACGGTGTGGCTTTAGACTTGGTGCTAAAGATGTATTCCTAAATATTACTGGTGGGATAAAAGTAGATGACCCGGCTATTGATTTAGGTGTAGTCTGTGCCATTCTCTCATCTAATGTAGACATGGCTGTAAACGATAAAGATTGTTTTGCTGCCGAAGTAGGCTTGTCTGGTGAAATACGCCCTGTAAACCGATGTGAACAACGTATACAAGAAGCTGAAAAACTAGGCTTTGAACGAATCTATATATCAAAATACAATAAGATTAATCCTAAAAATTACAATATAGAAATTGTAATGGTCGGAAAAATTGAAGAAGTCTTTAAGAAGTTATTCGCTTCCTAA
- a CDS encoding OmpA family protein — MNQKIAPYIVILSLFYGCVSPKVVDEIKAQRQETLTQNQQIKKENNLLLTENTELSAKVDQLTKEIDGLISDSLERSKSCLQLQQQLDELNEAYDLLTAKNSQLMTAKANETKELLKELQQTRQELLKKEDELLTLEQSLTVKQNELIATQNELEEREQKVIELQSIINRKDSVLTALKDRISTALLGFEGDGLTITQKNGKVYISLEEQLLFASGSWQVDSRGRDALSKLSKSLESQQDINVMIEGHTDSVPFGGRGQIKNNWDLSVVRATAIVDILTSSSSISPSRLTAAGRGEFFPIKSNATSEGRKANRRIEIILSPKLYDLYELLEN; from the coding sequence ATGAATCAAAAAATAGCTCCATACATAGTCATTCTATCCTTATTTTATGGCTGTGTTTCTCCAAAAGTTGTTGATGAAATTAAGGCTCAGCGTCAAGAAACACTCACTCAGAATCAGCAAATAAAAAAGGAAAACAACCTCCTCTTAACTGAAAATACTGAGTTGAGTGCTAAGGTAGACCAACTTACCAAAGAGATTGATGGGTTGATTAGCGATTCGCTAGAAAGATCTAAATCCTGTCTTCAATTACAGCAACAGCTCGATGAATTGAATGAAGCCTATGACCTCTTAACGGCTAAGAATAGCCAATTGATGACGGCAAAAGCCAATGAAACCAAAGAGCTACTCAAAGAACTCCAACAAACACGTCAAGAATTATTAAAAAAAGAAGATGAGCTCCTGACCTTAGAGCAAAGCTTGACGGTAAAACAAAATGAACTTATTGCTACTCAAAATGAGTTAGAAGAGAGAGAGCAAAAGGTAATAGAATTACAGTCTATCATAAACCGCAAAGATTCTGTACTTACTGCACTGAAAGATAGAATTTCAACAGCTCTATTAGGGTTTGAAGGCGATGGCTTAACGATTACTCAGAAAAATGGTAAGGTTTATATTTCTTTAGAAGAACAATTGCTATTTGCTTCTGGAAGCTGGCAGGTGGATAGTAGAGGCCGTGATGCCTTAAGCAAATTGTCAAAGTCATTAGAATCACAACAAGACATTAATGTTATGATTGAGGGACATACGGATAGTGTTCCATTTGGAGGCCGTGGGCAAATTAAAAACAACTGGGACTTGAGTGTGGTGCGTGCTACTGCTATTGTTGATATTTTGACATCTTCTAGTTCAATATCTCCGAGCCGACTAACGGCTGCCGGTAGAGGAGAGTTTTTCCCCATTAAGTCAAACGCTACTTCTGAGGGTAGAAAAGCCAACAGAAGAATAGAGATTATTCTATCACCAAAACTTTATGACTTATATGAATTGCTAGAAAATTAG
- a CDS encoding flippase-like domain-containing protein: MKSLKWLKYVVFILLSVGLMYLAFKNQNPKSLLAQLKDVEYSWVWLSVSFGALAIVSRAYRWVILLDNLGFSASKLNSIYAVSIGYFTNIAIPRAGEITRCTSLNQTEDIPVDKLFGTIILERAIDFIILISLVVLTLMLKFSLVIELMSTLFEGYTINPLPTLITLATLTVICVMVYNIFKEKIKVSPFLLKVKSFLTGVGEGFKSIKGLKNKTGFWMHTFIIWLMYLLMTYVCFFSISATSMLDLADGLYTMVIGGFGMVAPVQGGIGAYHYIVKTGLVLLDISEDSALLFATVVHTAQTLMTLAFGGMSILMVFLSNKKAKA, translated from the coding sequence ATGAAATCTTTAAAATGGTTAAAATATGTAGTATTTATTCTATTAAGTGTTGGCTTAATGTATCTAGCGTTTAAAAACCAAAACCCCAAATCATTATTAGCCCAATTGAAAGATGTAGAGTACAGTTGGGTTTGGCTATCGGTTTCCTTCGGAGCATTAGCTATTGTTAGCCGAGCATACAGATGGGTTATTCTACTCGATAATCTTGGTTTTTCTGCGAGTAAACTAAACAGTATATATGCCGTTTCTATTGGTTACTTTACTAACATTGCTATCCCAAGAGCTGGTGAAATCACACGATGCACTAGCCTTAACCAGACCGAAGACATTCCGGTAGATAAACTATTTGGAACCATTATATTGGAAAGAGCTATTGATTTTATCATTTTGATTTCTCTAGTTGTTTTAACCTTAATGCTTAAATTTTCTCTGGTAATAGAGTTAATGTCAACGCTCTTTGAAGGGTATACGATAAATCCTTTGCCGACGCTTATTACGCTAGCTACCCTCACTGTAATATGTGTAATGGTTTATAACATCTTTAAAGAAAAAATTAAAGTCTCTCCCTTTTTGTTAAAGGTAAAGTCATTTTTAACAGGCGTTGGCGAAGGTTTTAAAAGCATAAAAGGGCTTAAAAACAAAACTGGCTTTTGGATGCATACCTTTATCATATGGCTGATGTATTTACTAATGACTTACGTCTGCTTCTTCTCCATATCAGCAACTTCAATGCTAGACCTAGCAGATGGCTTGTACACTATGGTTATTGGTGGTTTCGGAATGGTTGCTCCTGTTCAAGGGGGGATTGGGGCTTACCATTATATAGTCAAAACAGGGCTTGTGCTTTTAGATATTTCTGAAGACTCTGCTTTACTTTTTGCAACCGTTGTTCATACTGCTCAAACATTAATGACCCTAGCATTTGGAGGAATGTCTATTTTAATGGTATTTTTATCCAATAAGAAAGCAAAAGCGTGA
- the rfaE2 gene encoding D-glycero-beta-D-manno-heptose 1-phosphate adenylyltransferase, whose protein sequence is MPSLSSKIYTADSIAKQVNEWAKSETVVFTNGCFDILHLGHIDYLNRSAQLGSKLVVGLNTDASVRKIKGENRPIQDENSRLSILAALECVDAVVLFDDETPLELIKAVKPNILVKGADYEIEKIVGAKEVQEYGGEVKTIAFLEGYSTSNIVKKVKNG, encoded by the coding sequence ATACCTTCATTATCTAGTAAAATATATACTGCCGATTCCATCGCTAAACAAGTGAATGAATGGGCTAAGTCTGAAACGGTTGTATTTACCAATGGCTGTTTTGATATTTTACATTTAGGACATATTGATTATCTAAATCGCTCCGCCCAACTAGGTAGCAAATTGGTTGTTGGACTAAATACAGATGCTTCTGTAAGAAAAATTAAAGGTGAAAATAGACCTATACAAGACGAAAATAGCCGACTAAGTATTTTAGCTGCTCTAGAGTGTGTAGATGCAGTAGTATTATTTGATGATGAAACTCCTTTGGAGCTCATCAAAGCAGTAAAGCCGAATATCCTGGTAAAAGGAGCAGATTATGAAATTGAGAAAATCGTTGGAGCAAAAGAAGTTCAAGAATATGGCGGCGAAGTAAAAACCATTGCATTTTTAGAGGGGTATTCTACATCGAACATCGTAAAAAAAGTAAAAAATGGCTAA